Proteins encoded in a region of the Mucilaginibacter sabulilitoris genome:
- a CDS encoding bifunctional YncE family protein/alkaline phosphatase family protein has translation MMSIKKVCSVKSVLSVAILLQCCFFAQAQLPGKVEQTNQVLLPNGWKLSPAGHGLPLGDLPLNIQLSASGKYLAVTNNGQSTQSLQLIDPNSEKQLDEKILGKSWYGLAFSHDEKRVYASGGNDNWILAFQIQNDKFGKADTIKLGAPWPKNKICATGIAVNKSNTRLYTVTKEDSSLYVIDPANRKILKQVKLTAEAYSCILSPDEKTLYISIWGGDEVTCYNTVTGTLTNIKTGNHPNELLLNKKGDILYVANANDNTVSVINTVTRKTIELISAALYPTKLTGSTTNGLALSANGKTLYIANADNNCLAVFDVSKAGNSQSMGFIPVGWYPTNVKTLGNKILVANGKGFTSMANPKGPRPVKRTDNSGYQKGATNTREQYIGGLFKGTLSFIDAPQPAQLKTYTKQVYANTPFNSKLEALAAGQEGNPIPRKRGEKSPIKHVFYIIKENRTYDQVLGDMPQGNGDTSLCIFGNKVTPNHHAIANEFVLLDNFYVDAEVSADGHNWSMAAYATDFIEKTWPTGYGGRGGNYDSEGTRKIGDPRDGYIWDYCKRAGVTYRTYGEFVDDGKANIKSLQGHFCAQSPGFDLSVQDIKREEVWAHDFDSLLTKNAVPQFSTIRISNDHTSGQKKGAISPIAAVGDNDQAIGRFIEHLSKSPIWKESVVFILEDDAQNGSDHIDAHRSPVFVAGPYVKRNAVIHNMYSTSGVLRTIELILGLPPMSQYDAAAQPMYECFTNKPDFSPYIAKAAQVNIEERNMAVNESSKRSDRFNFAKEDAIPDLDLNEVIWKSIKGENSIMPAPKRSAFVILEKKKKDDDD, from the coding sequence ATGATGTCAATAAAAAAGGTTTGCTCTGTAAAAAGCGTGTTATCCGTAGCAATCCTGCTCCAGTGTTGCTTTTTTGCACAAGCGCAATTACCGGGTAAAGTTGAACAAACCAATCAGGTTTTATTACCTAACGGATGGAAGCTAAGTCCGGCCGGACATGGTTTGCCTTTGGGCGATCTGCCGTTGAATATACAATTATCTGCTTCGGGCAAATATCTGGCTGTTACCAACAATGGGCAAAGCACCCAATCGTTACAGTTGATTGACCCTAACAGCGAAAAGCAGCTCGACGAAAAAATATTGGGTAAATCATGGTATGGACTGGCATTCAGCCATGATGAAAAAAGGGTGTATGCCTCTGGCGGAAACGATAACTGGATATTAGCCTTCCAAATTCAAAATGATAAGTTTGGGAAAGCTGACACTATAAAACTTGGTGCGCCATGGCCCAAAAACAAGATCTGTGCAACCGGTATCGCGGTAAATAAAAGCAACACCCGTTTGTACACGGTAACCAAAGAAGATAGCTCGCTATATGTTATCGATCCCGCCAATCGTAAAATTTTAAAACAGGTGAAGCTGACAGCCGAAGCATACAGCTGTATCCTGTCGCCAGACGAAAAAACATTATACATTTCCATTTGGGGTGGCGATGAGGTAACTTGTTATAACACAGTTACCGGTACATTAACCAACATAAAAACAGGTAATCATCCAAACGAATTATTGTTAAACAAAAAAGGTGATATCTTATATGTAGCTAATGCCAATGACAATACCGTTTCGGTAATTAATACGGTAACCCGTAAAACCATTGAACTGATATCGGCAGCGCTTTATCCTACAAAGTTAACCGGTTCAACCACCAATGGTTTAGCCCTGTCAGCTAACGGAAAAACGCTTTATATAGCCAATGCAGATAATAATTGCCTTGCTGTATTTGATGTATCAAAAGCCGGTAACAGCCAAAGCATGGGCTTTATCCCGGTAGGCTGGTACCCAACCAATGTAAAAACGTTAGGGAATAAAATTCTGGTAGCCAACGGTAAGGGCTTTACCTCTATGGCTAACCCTAAAGGGCCGCGACCGGTTAAAAGAACCGACAACAGCGGCTATCAAAAAGGAGCCACCAATACAAGGGAACAATATATTGGCGGGTTATTTAAGGGTACGCTTTCATTTATTGATGCGCCTCAGCCCGCGCAGCTCAAAACCTATACTAAACAGGTATACGCCAACACCCCTTTTAATAGCAAGTTAGAAGCATTGGCAGCCGGCCAGGAGGGTAATCCTATACCACGCAAAAGAGGTGAAAAATCACCTATAAAGCACGTGTTTTATATCATTAAGGAAAACCGTACTTATGACCAGGTCCTGGGGGACATGCCGCAGGGTAATGGCGATACATCCTTGTGCATTTTCGGTAATAAGGTTACCCCAAACCATCATGCTATAGCCAATGAATTTGTTTTGCTTGATAACTTTTATGTAGATGCTGAGGTGAGTGCCGACGGGCATAACTGGAGCATGGCCGCGTATGCTACCGACTTTATAGAAAAAACATGGCCAACCGGCTATGGAGGTCGGGGAGGAAATTATGACTCTGAGGGCACCCGTAAGATTGGCGACCCGCGCGACGGATATATATGGGATTACTGCAAAAGGGCGGGCGTTACCTACCGCACCTATGGCGAATTTGTTGACGATGGAAAGGCTAATATCAAATCACTGCAGGGACATTTCTGCGCGCAGTCTCCGGGCTTTGACCTTTCTGTTCAGGATATAAAACGCGAAGAAGTATGGGCGCATGATTTTGATTCGCTGCTTACCAAAAATGCCGTGCCGCAGTTTAGTACCATCAGGATATCAAATGATCATACCAGCGGTCAGAAAAAGGGCGCCATATCGCCAATCGCGGCGGTTGGTGACAATGACCAGGCAATCGGGCGCTTTATAGAGCATCTTTCCAAAAGCCCTATCTGGAAAGAATCTGTAGTCTTTATACTGGAAGACGACGCTCAAAACGGCTCAGACCATATTGATGCGCACCGGTCGCCGGTATTTGTTGCAGGGCCCTATGTAAAACGCAATGCCGTAATTCATAACATGTACTCCACATCGGGAGTGCTGCGTACCATTGAGCTTATACTGGGTTTACCGCCCATGAGCCAGTATGACGCTGCCGCGCAGCCTATGTATGAATGCTTTACTAATAAGCCCGATTTTTCGCCCTATATAGCCAAAGCGGCTCAGGTTAATATTGAAGAACGCAATATGGCGGTGAACGAAAGCAGCAAACGATCAGACCGTTTCAACTTTGCTAAGGAAGATGCCATACCCGATCTTGACCTGAACGAGGTGATCTGGAAATCAATAAAAGGTGAAAACTCAATAATGCCTGCCCCAAAAAGGAGTGCCTTTGTTATCCTCGAAAAGAAAAAGAAGGATGATGACGATTAA